The nucleotide window AAATTATTGGAACTGACTTTTCCAACTACTTCACAGAACCCAAAAAAGCTGAAAAAGGCTACCAGCAAGTTTTCAAGAAAGGTTTCGTACGTGATTATCCCCTGAAGATCCAACATAAAACTGGTCAAGTGACACAGGTTTTATACAATGCCTCAATTTATAAAGACGAATCTGGAGATGTAGTTGGAGTTTTCGCAGCAGCACGCGACATCACAGAACGTCTAAAATCTGAAGAAAAAATTCAGATGCTGGCAAATGTGGTGGAATCATCTGATGATGCCATTATATCCAAGTCTCTTGAAGGACAAATCACCAGTTGGAATAAAGGTGCAGAGTTGATTTATGGCTATTCTGCCGAAGAAATTATGGGAAAAGATATTTCCATTTTGGCTCCGTCTCAACTAAAAGATGAAATAAACCAATTTATTGAAAAAATTAAAAAGGGAGAACGTATTCTTCATTATGAGACCTTGCGGGTGCGAAAAGATGGGACAAAAATAAATGTTTCACTTACTTTGTCACCTATTTTGAACACCTCAGGAGATCTAGTTGGAATCTCAACAATCGCCAGAGACATCACCCAACGAAAAAAGACTGATGATGAAATCCTTCAGGCGAAAGAAGAATGGGAACATACCTTCGATAGCGTTCCAGACCTAATAGCTATATTAGATACTAATTTTCGTGTTGTCCGTGCCAACAAAGCCATGGCCAATAGACTTAATGTGGATCCTGAAGAAGCCATTGGACTTACCTGTTATAATGTAGTACATGGATTGAATGCCCCCCCATCATTTTGCCCCTACATGAAATTGCTTGAAGATGGTCAAGAGCACACTGCTGAGGTTCATGAGGATCGGTTGGGTGGTGATTTCATTGTCAGTGTCTCACCGTTACATGATTCTGATGGGAACTTAATTGGGAGTGTACATGTGGCCCGTGATATTACCGATAGAAAAAAGGCAGAAGACAAGATAAAAAAATCCCTTAAAGAAAAAGAAGTTCTTTTAAGTGAAATACATCACCGTGTGAAAAACAACATGCAGATCATTTCCAGCTTATTAAGTCTTCAAAGCCAATACGTTGCCAAAGCTGAAACAGTTGATGTCCTGCAGGAGAGTCAGGACCGGGTTAAGGCCATGGCCACCATCTACGAGAAATTATCCCAGTCCAATGATTTAACTAAAATTAATTTTGAGAGTTATATGCAGAGCCTTATACAGGGTCTTTTTTACTCACACACAATCAAAGAAGGTCAGATCAACCCTATAATCAAAATCGAAAATATTATGTTAAACATCGAAACTGCCATTCCTTGTGGCCTCATAATAAGCGAACTGGTTTCTAATATTCTTAAACATGCATTTCCAGAAGGAAGAGAAGGAAAAATGTGCGTTTCACTTAAAGCACATGATAATAGATACGAACTGAAGATCAGTGACGATGGAATTGGATTCCCTGAAGATATTGATTTTAAAACCACAGATACGCTCGGGCTTAAACTAGTAAATACCTTAGTTAAGCAGATCGATGGAGAGATTACTCTTGACAGAAGCCATGGTACAGAATATAATATCATCTTTAGAGAGTTAGAGTACCAAAAAAGGATTTAGTTATTTGTAAACTATATTTCTCAGCTATTTAAGAAAAAAGTTAAAACCTAATAAATTCAAATTATTTTTGATGTGGGGGAATGTAATGTGACAAAGATAATTTTAGGAATCAGCGGAAGCCCCAGGAAACAGGCCACAGAGCACGTCCTAAGTGAAGCTCTGACTACAATGGAAGAAAAAGGTTACGAAACCGAATTATTCACTATTCGGGGGAAAGATATTAGTCCCTGCCGGAATTGTGATTACTGTCTGCGGAAAAAGGAATGCATAGTCAAAGATGACATGTACCAGCTATATCCTATTTTTAAAGATGTTAAAGGAATTATAATGGCCACTCCAATTTACAATGGAGGAGTTAGTGCTCAAATCAAAGCGGTTATGGATAGAACCCGTGCAGCGGCAGCTGTGGACATAAATTTCCTGAAACACAAGGTAGGTATGGCCATCGCCGTGGGAGGAGACCGTGTTGGAGGTCAAGAGCTGGCCATACAACAGATTATGACTTTTTATATTCTCAACGGAACAATACCAGTTAGTGGAGGTCCATTTGGATCCAATCTGGGAGCCAATTTCTGGTCACAAGATACCTTAAAAGGTGTCAAAGAAGATGAAGAAGGTTTCCGAAGTCTCAAGAAAACTTTGACTAGGTTCCAGGAATTTCTGGAAATATATCAAAGGGATTAATGATTATTTGTCCATTATCCACGGAAATATTAAAGTTATAAGATATAAGTTATAATTAATAGAGGAGTTCTAACCATTTAAAAAAGCTAAAAAGGTTATATGAATTTACAAATTTTGATGATAAGAGGAATATATTTAATGATAAGTTATAACTTATAAGTTATTAGGAGCGTTGTAATGAGAATAGAAGTAGATGAGGAAAAATGCACTGGCTGCGGAATCTGTAAGGAAGAATGTCCCAAGGGAGCCAAGATATGGGATGTGGATAAGAAGGCCATGGCCACCAATCTACGCTACTGTCACCTCTGCACAATCTGCGCTTCCAAGTGTCCGGAAGGTGCCATACTCATAGTGAGGGATGATCCAAATGAACCGAAAAAGCAGGATACAAAGGAAGACCTCTGAAACCAGCATAATTGTTGAGCTTAATCTGGATGGTACCGGAGAGTACCAGGTGGAAACCGGGATCCAGTTTTTAAACCACATGCTGGAATCCTTCACCAGACACAGTCTGTTTAATCTGAAAGTGGAAGCACAGGGAGATATCCAAATAGACGACCACCATACCGTAGAAGACGTGGCTATAGTCCTGGGTGAAGCTCTGCAGGAAGCACTGGGGGACAAAAAAGGAATTCGTAGAATGGCCCATGCACTGGTGCCCATGGACGAATCCCTGGCCATGGTGGCCGTGGACTTATCCGGCCGAAGTTACTCCGTTCTGGATCTACCATTCCATCAGGATAAAGTAGGTGACCTCAGCACCGAGAACGTGGGCCACTTTTTAGAGTCACTGGCTCAGACAGGAAAAATTAACCTTCACGCCCGATGTGAAGGAGAAAACGACCATCACCAGGTGGAAGCCATCTTCAAAGCCCTAGCCCGTGCACTGCACGATGCAACCCGAGTGATTCATGATCAGATGCCCAGTACCAAGGGTGTGATTTAGGAGAGGATGGATGAGCCAATATCCTGAAGGTTTGTTAATTCCCACCAGACGGTTGGAAACCCTGACTGATGGCCTATTCGCCATTGCCATGACCATACTGGTGGTAACCATTCAGATACCCATTGGTCCCATACACACTGCAGATCTGTTCGTGCAAACCACTTCGGAGATCATTCCTAAATTTGCAGTATATTTTTTGAGTTTTCTCCTCCTAGCAGTGTTCTGGGTGGACCATCACATGTTCTACTTGGTTAAAAAGAGCAACTTCACTCTGATCTGGTTAAACATATTCTGGCTGATGTTCATTGCACTATTGCCTTTATCTACCTCAATAATAGCCCAATTCCCTGAATATCAACTTGCACAACTGATATTCGACTTTAATCTCCTTTTCATAGGCCTATTTTTCTATATAATCTGGAGCTACTCTCTTGATAGGGGCCTGATTTCTGAAGAAGTGAAACCATACTACCCTTATATTAAGCGAAGTCTTTTATTCATGCCTATTGTGATTTCTGTAACCATATTATTTACTTTCATTAACCCAAAGTGGAGCATGGTTATTTTATTCATGATTCCTATCTTTTCCCTTATTGGACGGAAGTTATGGTCCCATAATAAAACTTAAACCCTACCAAAGTCAATAAAAGACATACTTGGTTTTCATTGACACGAATGAAGAATTAATGGTAATTAAAAAGCAACAACAATATAATAATGGAGATTAAAAAAATGAAAACATTAATTGCCTGTTACTCCTATTCTGGGAACACATTAACTGTGGCTCAGAAACTACAGAAGTTAATAAATGCAGATTTCACCCGTATAGAACCTGTTAAAGATAGATGGTATCTTATTAAAGCCATACATTCATATTTGGAGAAGAAATG belongs to Methanobacterium sp. Maddingley MBC34 and includes:
- a CDS encoding PAS domain S-box (PFAM: Histidine kinase; Histidine kinase-, DNA gyrase B-, and HSP90-like ATPase; PAS fold~TIGRFAM: PAS domain S-box), yielding MIGTDFSNYFTEPKKAEKGYQQVFKKGFVRDYPLKIQHKTGQVTQVLYNASIYKDESGDVVGVFAAARDITERLKSEEKIQMLANVVESSDDAIISKSLEGQITSWNKGAELIYGYSAEEIMGKDISILAPSQLKDEINQFIEKIKKGERILHYETLRVRKDGTKINVSLTLSPILNTSGDLVGISTIARDITQRKKTDDEILQAKEEWEHTFDSVPDLIAILDTNFRVVRANKAMANRLNVDPEEAIGLTCYNVVHGLNAPPSFCPYMKLLEDGQEHTAEVHEDRLGGDFIVSVSPLHDSDGNLIGSVHVARDITDRKKAEDKIKKSLKEKEVLLSEIHHRVKNNMQIISSLLSLQSQYVAKAETVDVLQESQDRVKAMATIYEKLSQSNDLTKINFESYMQSLIQGLFYSHTIKEGQINPIIKIENIMLNIETAIPCGLIISELVSNILKHAFPEGREGKMCVSLKAHDNRYELKISDDGIGFPEDIDFKTTDTLGLKLVNTLVKQIDGEITLDRSHGTEYNIIFRELEYQKRI
- a CDS encoding multimeric flavodoxin WrbA (PFAM: NADPH-dependent FMN reductase) translates to MTKIILGISGSPRKQATEHVLSEALTTMEEKGYETELFTIRGKDISPCRNCDYCLRKKECIVKDDMYQLYPIFKDVKGIIMATPIYNGGVSAQIKAVMDRTRAAAAVDINFLKHKVGMAIAVGGDRVGGQELAIQQIMTFYILNGTIPVSGGPFGSNLGANFWSQDTLKGVKEDEEGFRSLKKTLTRFQEFLEIYQRD
- a CDS encoding 4Fe-4S protein (PFAM: 4Fe-4S binding domain) produces the protein MRIEVDEEKCTGCGICKEECPKGAKIWDVDKKAMATNLRYCHLCTICASKCPEGAILIVRDDPNEPKKQDTKEDL
- a CDS encoding imidazoleglycerol-phosphate dehydratase (PFAM: Imidazoleglycerol-phosphate dehydratase), with product MNRKSRIQRKTSETSIIVELNLDGTGEYQVETGIQFLNHMLESFTRHSLFNLKVEAQGDIQIDDHHTVEDVAIVLGEALQEALGDKKGIRRMAHALVPMDESLAMVAVDLSGRSYSVLDLPFHQDKVGDLSTENVGHFLESLAQTGKINLHARCEGENDHHQVEAIFKALARALHDATRVIHDQMPSTKGVI
- a CDS encoding putative integral membrane protein (PFAM: Protein of unknown function (DUF1211)), which codes for MSQYPEGLLIPTRRLETLTDGLFAIAMTILVVTIQIPIGPIHTADLFVQTTSEIIPKFAVYFLSFLLLAVFWVDHHMFYLVKKSNFTLIWLNIFWLMFIALLPLSTSIIAQFPEYQLAQLIFDFNLLFIGLFFYIIWSYSLDRGLISEEVKPYYPYIKRSLLFMPIVISVTILFTFINPKWSMVILFMIPIFSLIGRKLWSHNKT